Genomic segment of Bacteroidota bacterium:
GCGTGGGATCTTATTGCGAAAATTCCGGGCGTGATGATCGATGCGAACAACAACATTACACTTCGTGGAAAACCGGGAGTGGCCGTTTATTTCGATAACAAGAATACTTACCTGGGAGGAGATGCGCTGGTGAATTATCTCCAGAATATTTCTGCAGCAGATGTGATTTCGGTACAGATCATTTCTAATCCTTCTGCAAAATACGATGCACAGGGAACGGGTGGCATTCTCAATATCGTTACAAAAAAAGGATCGCAACTCGGATTCAATGGCAATGCCCGGGCCGGGATCGCTGAAGCATTTTATCCGAAATACGAAGGAGGGTTCGGTTTTAATTATGCAAAAGAAAAATTCAACGTCTATGGAAAATACGATATAGGCCGGCGCGATAACATTGAACGATTTTACATCAACAGGAATATTCCCTACAATAATATCACGACGAACTATAACCAGTTCAGTTCGAAAAAAAATCAACCGCTCGGACAAACAGTACGCCTGGGCGCGGATATGTACGCGAAGCACGGCATTACGTGGGGCGTGCGCACGGAAGGATCGCTATCGAACGAAAAAAACTTTGCAACCAATACCACTATGCTTTCAACAGTTGGTTCCGATACTACAATGGGGCTTTACCAGGGCAATACGGAAAATAATATTTTCCAGAACCTGAATGGAAATATTTATTTCGACCAGAAACTGGATACACTGGGAACAGAATTATCTGCAAGCGCCGATGCGCTTTATTACAACATCGATAACACTTCTGATTTCACGCTGAACACTTACGACAATTCCGGAAACGAAATTTCCCCGACGGCTTATTCGAGAATGAATACGCATTCCAAAATGAATATTTATGTGGAACAAATGGATTACACAAAACCGTACGGAAAAAAATACAAACTGGAATCGGGAGTGAAGAGCAGCTACGTAGCAACAGACAATACAATGAAATTCGAGAACGAAGTAAATAGTACCTGGGAAAATGATACCACGAAATCGAACCAGTTCATTTACAAAGAAACTATTCTCGCTGCTTATGCAAATGGTTATGCCACTTACGGCAACTGGCAATTCGAAGCCGGCCTTCGCGGAGAACAAACCATCTCCGACGGAAATTCGCCGACGGTGAACACGCATCTCACGAAAACTTATTTCCAGCTTTTCCCCAGTGTTTTCATCCTGCAGAAATTCGGGAAACACAGTGCAATGAATTATACATATTCACGCCGGGTGAATCGCCCCGACTACATGGATCTGAATCCTTTCGTTTCTTACCTCGACAGGTACACTTACGAAAAAGGAAATCCTTATTTGCAACCGGAGATCGTGAATAATGCGGAGATCACTTATTCATTCATGGATGCACTCACTGTTACTGCCGGCGGAAGTCTCGTGAGCAATGCGATGACTGATGTTACTCAGCAGGAAGATGCAACCGGAATTGGTTATAAAACAACAGTGAACCTGAAAACAGTTCAGCATGGTTATCTCGGATTTTCTTGTCCCGTTCCTATTGGTAACTGGCTGATGATGGAAAATGATTTCAATTATATGTATGATCGTTATTCCTCGGTGCTGTACGGAACAACCATTGACAACAGGAATAATACATGGACCGCGTCAAGCAATCTCACCGTTTCTCTTCCAGGTAACTTAAAATTCCAGGCATGGGGATGGTACAATGCTCCTGCTACGTACGGAATTTTTCACATGAAAGAAAGATGGGGAACCGGTGCAGGAATTTCCGGAACGTTCTGCAATAAACAGCTGAATGTTTTGTTGAATGTTTCTGATATTTTCCGCTCGAACGGAATGCGCGCTACCATAAATTTCCAGAACCAGGATATGTCGCTTCGTTTTGTTCCGGAATCTCCGCGGGTGTACCTGCGCGTGCGTTACTCATTCGGAAATTCAAAAGCAACAAGAAAAGCAGAAACGAAAACAGGCGCCGATGAATTGAAAGACAGAACAGGTGGAAATAAATAGCGACAGTTGTCAGCAGCAGTAAGCAGCCTGCCCGGCGAATCGAAGTGCAGGCGGCCACTTTCGTACCAATGAATATGCACCGAAAGAATTTTCTTTCTTAACTTTTCGGAAATTAACCCCCGATGAAAAAATATTTTTCACTCTTCATTTTATTTTTTCTTCCTCTTTTTTCTTTTGCAACGCACGTGGTTGGCGGAACTATCATGTACCGTTCTCTCGGGGGAAGTTCGTACGAAGTAACCCTTCGTTTGTACCGCAATTGCTCCTCAGGAAATCCGACATTGCCGAATACAGTAACGATACAGGTGCGTGATGTGAATGGAAATTTATTCTCGCCCGACAAAAGTATCACCACTTCGCTCGACTCAACAGTTCCTGTTCCTTCTTATTTACCTGCATGTATTTCTAATCCTGGATTGTGTTACGAAGAAGGATGCTACACGCAGATCGTAAATAATTTTCCAGCACAGCCCGGCGGCTATCATCTCTATTTTCAATATTGCTGCCGGCCCACGAATACGATCAATATCATAAATCCGCTTTCGACAGGAATGTCACTCTACACTTTTATTCCGGATGCAACTGTCATCACTCCTGATAATAGTCCGCGCTGGAATCTTGCTCCTCCTCTATTCGAATGCCAGGGCACGCCGATGAATTATAATTATGCTGCAACAGATGCTGATGGAGATTCTCTTGTGTTTTCTTATTACACTCCGTACAGTGATCCTGCTCCCACGTTTCCTTCCGGTGTTGCAACGTTCACTCCCATTACATGGGTTGCAGGATTTGGCGCAAATAATTCCTGCGGCGGGCCTAATCTCACTATGAATTCTCAAACAGGATTTGTTTCCGGCACTCCGCAGAATGTGGGCGATTACCAGCACGGAGTTTTGTGCGAAGAATTCCGCAACGGAATAAAGATCTCCGAGATCAGAAGAGATTATCCTTTTGTGGTGGTGAATTGTCCGCCGGCTCCACTCGCTTCATTTTTCGCTCCTGCAGTTTCCTGCTATGGGAATACTGTTCAGTTTACGAACAACAGCATGAATGCAACAAATTATTTCTGGGACTTCGGAGATCCTTCTACTACGAGTGATACTTCTACTGCAGCAAATCCTTCGTGGGGGTATGCAAATCCGGGAACGTACACGATCACGCTCATTGCAGATCCGAATACAGGTTGTGCCGATACCACAACAATGGCTATTACCATTGAAGAAGTTTATGCAGCATTCATTGTCAATGATACACTCTATTCCGGTTTTACTTCGCAGTTCACAGATAGTTCGTGGAGCAGTGACGGATCGCCGATGGTTTCCTGGACGTGGGATTTCGGTGACGCAAGTGCAAATTCCAATTTGCAGAATCCGACACACGTTTATTCTGCGATCGGAAATTACACAGTGACATTAACAGTGTTGAGTGCCAATGGATGCCTTTCTACGGTCACGCAAATAATTTATGTTGACCTTCCGAATGCAATTCATTCCAATGAGGAAATTTCTTTCAGCATCATTCCGAATCCTTCTGATGGAAATTTCAAAATCACAAACCTTAATGTGAATGAAAATTATCAGATGCAAATCTCTGATGTTGCCGGAAGAATTATTCTCAACAGAAATTCACTCGGCGAAAAAACCCTGAATTTGAATATGAATGTTGCTCCTGGAATTTACTTCTTCAGGTGCATTGCTAATGGAAAAGAGTCAGAGGAAAAGATTATCGTGCAATAAGTCTTGCCGGCTTTAGATATCCAATCCAAAATCAACATTCAACGATCAAAAATCATTTCCCACCCATCTTCGTGTACTGGTCAAAATAATATTGCGCATCAGCCGTATCGTGCTGCTTCAGGTAATTTGTTTCGATCATCCGGTAAGGAGAAGGATCCTGCGGACGCAGTTTTATCAATTCGAGAAATGCTGCTGTAGAGCGATCATAATTTCCTGCCATTCCATTTACATTCGCAAGTTTATCCCAGGCACGATCCGATTTCGGATTCAGCTTCACCGAATTTTCAAACTGCGCGATCGCTTTCAAAGTATCGCGCATGTTCAAATACGCTTCGCCGAGATTCGTACTGAGATAATCATTCTTCGGATTTGCTTTCAGTCCGCCTGCGCACGCCCACGCAGCGCTGTCGTAACGCTGGTACATCATGTACGCGTCGCAAAGATTCGAATACACGGTGAGATCATTCGGTTCATATTTTCTGACATGAAAAAAATCGATGTTGTTTTTCGACCACGCTGCCGATTCTTTATAATGGCCGCGATTGTATTCCACCTGGCCGAGGCACAAGAGAGAACGGAAATCGGAGGTGTCGATCTTCGCCGCTGTGGTAAGTTCAACGTACGAACGATCGAGCATATCTTTTCGCTGCGGATCATTTTTATCTTTTATTGCAAATGCAGCATTCATCAGCACGATACCATAATTCTGGCGCACGCGCCCACTCCCGGGCGAAACTTCTGCATCTGCAGTGAAAAGTTTCGCTTCTGTTTCCCAATCCTGGCTTCGTGAAAAAGTTCTCCAGCTGTAAATAATACATACCGGGAGAAGAAAATAAATGATCTTGCTGCTTAATAAAATATTTTTATCTGCTTTCATGAATTTCATCAATAGATAAACGAGCGCTATACTTGAACCGATAGAAGGAACAAAAAGAAAACGATCGGCCATTGTTGCGCCAACAAGAATGAGCACATTGGAAGTGAGCGCGAATGTGATGAAGTAAAAAATAATCCCGAATGAAATGACCGGTTCGCTTTTGAATTTTTTAAAAGCAAAATAAACAAGGGCGATACAAACGACGATTGCAATGAGTGTAACCGGGTCGCCGATCCCCACAATGGGTTCCTGATTGTAGGAGTAATCATAAGCGAGCGGGTAACCGAGAAAAAGTTTCTGAAAATATTTTCCCTGCATGCTCATTGCCGTTGCAAAACGATGCAGGAGCTCGTGCGCTGCCGTCAGTGAATTATCGCCGCGATCATAGCTGATCATTTTCACAGGCGCATTCGCGATCACGAGCGCATGCCACACGTACCACACCAGCGTGACCGCCGCAAAAACAGTTAAAGGTTTCACCAGTTGCTTCCATTCTTTTTCACGGAACATCCAGATCGCGAAGAATGCCATTGGAATGAAAAGCACAGCGCCTTCTTTCGACAGCAGCGAGAGGAAAAGAAAAAATGCCGACCACAAAAGCGATTTTATTTTTTTTTCGTCCCACCATTTCAGGAAACGATCCATCATGAGCAGGAAAAAAATGAGCGAAAGAATTTCATCGCCGCTTTTAATATTCGCCACCACTTCGGTGTGCACCGGCAGAACGATCCACAGTAGTGTTACGCCAATGGAAAACCAAACGGAGAGGTCGCGGAATAATTTCCGGAGTGTACGGAAAAGTAAAAACGAGCAAACCGCATAGAGCAACACATTCGTAAAATGAAAAACGTGCGGGCTATCCGGAGCAAAAGCCCATTCAACAGCGAAGAGAATAAGTGAAACAGGGCGGAACAATCCTGCATTGGTATCCCAGAATCCGGCCCAGTAAAATGTGTGAAGAATTTGCCCTATTCCTCCGAAACCGAGATGCACAAATTTATTCTGGCGGATGACCGCAATATCGTCGAGCGCATAATCATAATTGATGGTCTGCACATAGAGAATAAACGCGAATGCGCCGAGCAGCAAGGCCGTATGATTTTCCTTCCACACAAATCCTGACGCAGTTTTTACCGCTGCCTGTTTTTGTTTTGCTTTCAGTTTTGCCACGCGTTGAAATTACAAAAGTCAATTCATAAAAAACCTTTTCACAGGATAATGAATTTCTCCGTTCCTGAATTATTTCAAATTCAAAGTGAAGAATCCTATAATGAACTTTAGGGCATCTCTAAAAACACAGAAATGCAAGGCGGGCAAGTCTGAAAAACCGGAGTTTACTATTCGTAAATGAGGATTTTGAGGACGTAGCCCTACGCAGCAGTTCGAAGTTATTAGAGATGCCCTATATTAGCTTCTTCCTGAATGACGCATTTCAAATACAAAATATCGTTCCCATGAAAAAAAATTACGTCCTGATTATTCTGAATTTATTTTTCTGCGCTGCACTTTTTTCGCAAGGCACCTGGACACCGAAATTAAGTTTGCCCGGAAATGGCCGGCAGTACGGAACTGCTTTTTCCATTGGCACAAAAGGATATATTACCTGCGGCGCCGATTGTTTTTCGGCGGCCTGTTACAAAAATGATCTCTGGGAATGGGACCAGGTTACAAACGCGTGGACGCAAATGGCAAATTTTCCCGGAACAGCACGGATAGGTGCGGTAAGTTTTTCCATCGGAACTAAAGGATATGCAGGAACAGGAAACGATGGCGCTTACAAAAAAGATTTTTATGAATGGGATCAAACGAATAATACATGGACACCGAAAGCAAATTTTCCGGGAACCGCGAGACAAGATGCTGTAGGATTTTCCGTTGACAGTTTGGGTTACATCGGCACAGGAAAAGGGCCGGGGCCAAAAATTGATATGTATGAATATCATCCTTCTTCCGATACGTGGATCGTGAAATCGAATTTTCCAGGCACAGGAAAATATGCGGCCGTTGCATTTTCCATTGGCAATAAAGGATATCACTGCACCGGTTTCCAGGGAGGAACTCCGCCTTACACTTCTGAATTGTGGGAATGGGATCAGTCCACAGATGCGTGGACGCAAATGGCAAGTTTGTCCGGAGCTGCGCGGATTTATGGAGTTGGATTTTCCATTGGTGCAAAAGGATATGTGGGAACCGGATACAATGTCGACAGTATTCCCGCTGAGTTCCGCGATTTCTGGGAATGGGACCAGGGAACGAACACGTGGACGCAACAGGCGAATTATGGTTATGGAAATGTTGCGTACGGAATGGGATTCTCCATTGGAATTTATGGATACATCATGGGCGGAGGAACTTCTTCCACGTTCAGCAATAATCTCTGGCAATGGGGGCCAACGGTTACCTCTGTGAATGAAAATAATATTGCTGAAGAAATTTCTGTTTATCCTAATCCTTCCAATGGAAAATTCAGAATTATGGGAATGATCCCGATAGCTATCGGGACGAAAACTGAAATTGAAATTTATGATCTCGCCGGAGAAAAAATTTATCAATCAGAAATTTCAGAGGCGAATGCGGAGATCGATCTATCCGGAAATGCAAAAGGCGTTTATGCGGTGAAGATAAATAACGGAGGAAAGAATTATTTTCAGCGCGTTGTTGTTGAATGAAAATTTGAAGAATAAAAAAAATCCGTCTTCCGACAATGTTTACTTTTTGAATCTTTGAATCTCGAATTTTTGAATTCTGAATTTTAAATCCGCCAAAGGCGGTTACCATCCCAATATCCACGCAAAAATAAGAGGAGCACAGATCGTCGCATCACTTTCCACAATGAATTTCGGCGTGTTGATGTCTAATTTTCCCCATGTAATTTTTTCATTCGGCACGGCACCTGAATAAGAACCGTAAGAAGTAGTTGAATCAGAGATCTGGCAGAAATAACTCCAGAACGGAACATCATGCCACTCAAGATCCTGGTACATCATCGGCACAACACAAATCGGAAAATCTCCTGCAATTCCTCCACCGATCTGGAAAAATCCAACTCCTTTTCCGGAAGAATTTTTCCTGTACCAGTCGGCGAGCCACACCATATATTCAATTCCGCTTTTCATGGTCGTGGCCGTCAATTCTTTTTTGATCACATAACTCGCGAAAATATTTCCCATCGTGGAATCTTCCCAACCGGGAACTACGATCGGAATATTTTTTTCCGCCGCCGCAAGCATCCAGGAATTTTTCGGATCGATCTCATAGTATTGTTTCAGAACTCCGCTGTTGATCATTTTATACATGAACTCATGCGGAAAATAACGTTCGCCTTTTTTATCAGCGTCTTTCCACAATTCAACAATATGTTTCTGCAAACGGCGGAATGCTTCTTCTTCCGGAATGCAGGTATCTGTTACGCGGTTCAAACCTTTTTCAAGCAAAGCCCATTCCTCTTTAGGAGTAAGATCACGATAATTCGGAACACGTTTGTAATGTGAATGCGCAACAAGATTCATCAGATCCTCTTCGAGATTCGCGCCGGTGCAAGAGATGATCGCAATTTTATCCTGGCGTATCATTTCTGCAAGAGAAATTCCGAGTTCGGCAGTACTCATCGCGCCCGCAAGAGAAACAAGCATCTTTCCTCCTTCGAGTAAATGTGTTTCATATCCTATAGCAGCATCTTTTAAAGCAGCAGCATTGAAATGTCTGTAATGATGATCGACGAATTGAGAGATGGGACCTTTATTCATTTTGTTTTTTTTATTGAGTGTGGCAAAAGTAATTGTTGGTCGTTGAATTGTTGGTCATTGGTGGTATTTTTTGCTGTCGTGTAAAGTTTCTACTAATTGAACATTAAAAAATTCTACTGAAATAGTCAGATTTTCTCCGTGTTGAAGCAAAACATTTCTCCTAAAATCTTGACCACCAATGACCAACGGCTTAATGAACAACGCGAATGAACAATTCAACAACTTCTCCACATCCTGTTCATATTACTTGACTTGAGTTGTATTGCACATTACTTTTGCCGCCAAGATCAATACTGATATCCTACAGGCGGGTCGACGCCGAAACCAGTAAAGATCCCCCGACAACTCCTCCATCTTCTCATCACAATGAAAAAAATTTTACTCGCGATCTTTTCGCTTGGCATGGCTTCGTCTGCATTTTCGCAAGCCGCATGCTCCGAATTATTCTTCTCCGAAATCGTAGAAGGAACCGGCAATAATAAAGCCATTGAAATTTATAATCCGACTGCTAATCCTGTTGCACTTTCCAATTACAGGATCGTGCGCTGCTCGAATGGTTCTTCCATTGGCACCGATAGTCTCCAACTCACCGGAACTGTTGCCGCGCATGATGTGTGGATCGTTGCGAACGGCCAAACAACTTCTTCAGCAAATTCTCCTGCGTGCGATACGGCGCTGCAGAATATGGCCGATCAACTCGGCGGCGCTTATCCTGATCCTTTATATGAGAATGGAAATGATGCAATTCTTCTTGTAAAAATTTCTCCTTATTCAGTCATCGATATTTTCGGAAAGATCGGCGAGAATCCGGGCCAAAGCTGGAGCGATGTGTTTCCTTATACAGATGCACAGGGAACGTGGTGGACAAAAGATCATACGCTAATCCGCAAATCAACTGTTACAGGAGGCAACATGGTCAATCCAACTGCATTCAACGTTACTACAGAATGGGATTCTCTTCCGGTGAATACGTGGAGCAATCTCGGAGTTCATAATTCTACCTGCAGCGCAAGCGGAATTTTCGAGAATGGAAATGCATCTGCAAAAATTTCGGTGTATCCTAATCCTGCGGAGAATTTCATCAATGTGAATGCAAACAGCATGATCACAGAGATCCGTCTTTATAATATGTTCGGTGAGCTGGTGAGCGATCGCTCGTATGGCAAAGGTGAAATGGATCCTTTTCACACCTTCGATCTCAACGGAATTTCTTCCGGACTTTATCTCCTCGAAGTAAGATCACTCAACGGAATAACCTCGGCGAAGATCAGCGTGCGTTGATCTTTTCAAAAAAGAAAAGCCATACTGCTTTGGCGAAGAATGGCTTTTCAATTTCCATTGAGATGAAAACTTTTTTATTCATTTTCTTCTTCCTGTTTGCGAACGTGAAATTTTTTGCACAGCAAACTGTAACCGGAACCGTTACCGATGGCGGAACCGGCGAAGCGCTCATTGGTGCGGTAGTCATTTCAGATAATGGAAAAGTTGCCGCCGCATGCGATGTGAATGGAAACTATAAAATGAATCTTGCCAATGGCGATCATGTTCTGCAAGTGAAATTTGTAGGATACAGCTGTGACTCTGTTGTTGTTCACGTACAGGGAAAACCGGTGATACAGAATTTTTCATGCTCCAATTCATCCATGAAAGAAGTGATCATTGTTTCTGATGTTGCTATTGACAGAAAAACCCCTGTTGCATTTTCGAATGTGGGCGAATTGAAAATTCAGGAAGAAGGCGGTTCGCGCGATATGACGATGCTTCTGAATTCAACACCGGGCGCGTATGCATCCGAGCAAGGCGGTGGCGCGGGCGATTCGAGAATAAATATCCGCGGTGTCGATCAGAGAAATATCGGCGTGATGGTGGATGGAGTTCCGATGAATGATATGGAGAACGGACAGGTGTATTGGGCAAACTGGGACGGGCTCATGGATGCAACGCGCACGATACAGGTGCAGCGCGGACTCGGCGCATCTCGTCTTGCGATCTCTTCTGTTGGAGGAACAATTAATATTCTCACGAAAGGAATAGATCAGCAACAGAGTTTTACTGTTCGCACGGATTTCGGAAGCAACAATATGCAGAAAATGTATTTCGGTTTTAACTCGGGCGAATTTCATAACGGCTGGGGTGTAACTCTTGCAGGTTCGCGAAGAACAGGAAATGGTTATGCCGATCAGACGTGGGATGATGAGTACGCGTATTTTTTTAAAGTGCAGAAAAGAATGGGCGCTCATCTTTTTACATGGAGTGTGAACGGCGCTCCGCAAATGCACGCACAGCGATACGATAAATTATCGGCTGCGGTGTATGATAAAAAATATGCTCAGTCACTCGGCATCAATGTCGATTCTGTTTATGCAAGCAATGCGTACACCACTTCCACGCAACAGGACCGCGGGCTTCGTTACAATCCGAATTGGGGAAATTTCACTTACAGGGACGGACAACATGGAATATTATCGCAGGATATAAATTTTTATCACAAACCGCTTTTCAATTTTTCTTATTTCTGGACTCCGAATGAAAAATTCACTTTGTCGGCGGTGTCTTATGTTTCGATAGGCAATGGAGGCGGAACAAATTTCAATCAAACTCCAACGAGAGATACGCTCACCGGCCAATTGAATCTCACATCAGTTTACAACACGAACAGTTCTACCATCGATGCACTTTACAGTTCTACCGAACATAAATCGACACGCTATCTGCAGGCCGGCATGAATAATCATAAATGGGCCGGCACTCTTGTTACTGCAACGTGGGCTCCCACTTCAGATCTCACAGTTCTGCTGGGTGTCGATGCACGATATTACAATGGAATTCATTATGGGAAAGTGTATGACCTTGTGGGCGGAGATTATTATGGTGAAGCAAATCCAACGGATGCCAATCAGCCAAGAGGAACTTTTCTCGGTGATCCGAATTTCCAGTATTACAAAAAACAGGTCGGATCGAAAGTGGGTTATTACAATGAAAGTTTTGTGAACTGGCTCGGGGGATTCACACAGGCGGAGTATTCCAAAAAAAACTGGAGTGCATTTCTTACATGTTCTGCATCGCAAACACACTACCAGCGTCTCGATCATTTCAAGAAACAGGATATTGTTCTTGATGACGGAACTGTAGTGCCGATGATCGTTGGTTACAATGAAGTTTATTACACCAACGGAACACAGAGCGGAGTTGCACAGAATGGAGCAACGGTTACCACGAGCGGTGATACTACTTTCATCAATAATCCCGGCAACAATGATTACACGATCGTGAATGCAAAATCTTATTCCTGGAATGGCGATCACGCGCGCACGGCACGCACGGAGAAAAAAACGTATCCGGGATTCACGATCAAAGGCGGCGCTAATTATAACCTGGATGAGCATTACAATATTTTTTTCAATACCGGTTACATGCAGCTTGCTCCTCGTTTCAATACGGTGTTTGATAACAACAATCGTCTTTACCCGAACATCAAGAACCAGGAGATCACTGCTTTTGAAATGGGATTCGGTGCGCGTTTCGGAAAATTTGCAGCCAACCTGAATGGTTATTACACCTACTGGAAAAATAAAGCGCCGCAGAATTCGCCTACACTTACAACGCCTGATGGAAAATTCACTTATGATCTCAACGGATTAAATACTTTGCTTAAAGGAGTAGAACTTGATTTCAATTACCAGCCGATCGAACATTTGCAACTCGAAGGATTACTTTCTATTGGTGACTGGAAATATTTTTCACGCGGAACAGTTTATCTCTACGATGCAAATTATGTGCTCGTGGATACGATCAATTACAGCGCGATGAATATTCACATGGGCGATGCAGCGCAAACTCAGGTGGGAGCCGCGCTGCGATGGGAACCTTTAAAAGGATTTTACATTAAACCGCGTTTCACTTATTTCAGCCGTTACTATTCGAATTTTGATCCTATTCTCCTGAGTGAAGTGAAAGATTTTGCGGGAACTGTAGTAAGTGATTATCGTGATCGCGAATCGTGGAAAATGCCGGCGTACGGATTGTTCGACATTAATGCAGGATACGAGATAAAGGAAAATGTGGATAAAGAAAAAAACAGGTATGTGAAAGTCGGATTCAATATTGGCGTAACCAATCTTCTTGATTCAAAATACATCAGCGATTCTATGAACGGAAGCGGATTCAACGCCGACACTGCTCTCGTATATTTCGGCCCGGGCCGGAGATGGAATGCAGGAATGCGATTCGTTTTCTGAAAAAATATTACCATTCAAACTTTCAATAAAAAAAGTCTAAACAAAAAAAATAAAATGAAAAAGATCATTACCGCACTTTTTTCCATCGCAGTAATTTCTGCGATCGCGCAAACAACACTGCCCACCGCATGGAGTTTTACTACCACTTCTTTTCCCAATGGATGGTCCGCTTCTGGAAATACGTATTACACCGGTTCGGGCAACACGCCTCCCGCGTGCAAATTCGATAACACCGCCGACTGGGTGCAGATTTATTTTTCCGGAACTCCCGGGCAACTTTCTTATTACATCGCCGGAAATTCATTTGCGAGCGGAACTTTCGATATTGAAGAATCGGTGAATGGATCTTCGTGGACGAATCTCCATTCGTTCAACGATGTTACACTTCCGGTTTCTACTTACACTTTGTTCACCGACAATGTGAATGCGACGAGTCATTACGTTCGTTTTATTTACACAAACAAAGTCACCGGAAATGTAGGGCTTGATGATGTAAATCTTGATCCTGCACCTGCCGGCCCGCAACAGGAAATAAATGTGAAATACAATTCGAGCACTGTTCTCACCGGCGGTTCAACCTGGTTCTCTTCTCCTGTTTCGACGATGACACCGGAAAATTTCACAATTGAAAACCTGGGAACTGCAAATACACTGAATATTTCTTCAGCAATTATTTCCGGCCCCGATGCAGCAGATTTTTCGGTTGCTTCATTTCCTCCGGCTGTTGCCGCATTAACCAATGGAACACTCACTGTGAATTTTACTCCTTCAGCAAGTGGCACACGCACGGCAGTGCTTACGATCAATAATGACGATGCCGATGAAAGCGCTTACATCATCAACCTTAACGGTGTTGGCGGAAATTTTGCAACGGAACCCACTTCATCGCCAACCAACCTGAATTTTACCAATGTAAAATCGTATCGCATTAAAGTAAATTACAATGCTGCATCCTCTTCTCCCGATGGATATATTGTGCTGCGCAGGGACGGCGCTGCGGTTATGGATATTCCGGTTGATGGAACAATTTATTCTGTGGGTGATGCTATCGGCGCAAGTAAAGTGGCTTACGTGGGAACAGGAATATCATTCTGGGCAAATTATATTGGCGCGTCCATGAATTATGATTTTGCTGTTTTCTCTTATAATGGCCCGGGCGTTTACAGGAATTATCTCACTTCATCTTCCCTGTCCGGAAATGTGAATTCATCCGCGTCTATGCAACCTGCAAATTATTACAGCACCATCGATCCTGCCGCTCCCACATTTG
This window contains:
- a CDS encoding endonuclease, which produces MKKIITALFSIAVISAIAQTTLPTAWSFTTTSFPNGWSASGNTYYTGSGNTPPACKFDNTADWVQIYFSGTPGQLSYYIAGNSFASGTFDIEESVNGSSWTNLHSFNDVTLPVSTYTLFTDNVNATSHYVRFIYTNKVTGNVGLDDVNLDPAPAGPQQEINVKYNSSTVLTGGSTWFSSPVSTMTPENFTIENLGTANTLNISSAIISGPDAADFSVASFPPAVAALTNGTLTVNFTPSASGTRTAVLTINNDDADESAYIINLNGVGGNFATEPTSSPTNLNFTNVKSYRIKVNYNAASSSPDGYIVLRRDGAAVMDIPVDGTIYSVGDAIGASKVAYVGTGISFWANYIGASMNYDFAVFSYNGPGVYRNYLTSSSLSGNVNSSASMQPANYYSTIDPAAPTFVSDLTTLINPHTDNYYSNYGSRMVSSFWARDTSNGDKAVTCVYSGENYVYTEPFVWTTFSREHTYCHSWMPTYPSTTGIEYSDYFNLFPVDQNNCNAVRSNYPLGVVANVTSTFMGAKYGTNASGQMVYEPRDAQKGDAARALFYMATCYNTTTQNWGFPNPISASIMYGEDQNLLKNWNYLDPPDAREIAKNDYVDSLQGNRNPFIDSVNYACYIDFNNMTKINGPVIPCNNTSIGVHELNPNAVQLGLWPNPTSGSFTLYYQCDANDAITIRIIDLSGRIIFEQQNTVVAGANAFALDLSDVAKGAYTLQATGRSVMNKKLVLQ